A region of the Flavobacteriaceae bacterium MAR_2010_188 genome:
AGCGGTGTTGGCTATTGTATTAGGTGCTTTCGGGATACACAAATTTATTTTGGGCTATACCAAAGAAGGCATTATTTTGCTGGTAATCACCTTGGTTCTCGGAGCATTAACTTGCGGAGTCGCGGGTTGGGCTATGTCCGTGGTCGGCATCATTGAAGGAATCATGTATCTTACAAAGTCGGACGACGAATTCTACCGAATCTATCAGGTAGGTCATAAACCCTGGTTTTAATTAAGGATTGATCAATCAATTATTTAGAGCATTAACCTCAATGATAACGGGGCGTCTTCATATTTAGAATTTAAAATCATAAAAAATCGCATAACATATTTTGTAAAACAAGTCTTCAATTGGACGTTTTATCGTAATATTGCAATATTGCTATTTAATAAGTTTATTCAACTTTAAAAATTATGGGCGCATCCAAATTATATATCTATTCCAAAGAAACTATTAACATCGCAGAGATTGCAAAAGTCTTTGCGCACCCCGCTAGAGTGGCCATTTTAGAATATATAAGCAAACAAGAATCTTGTATCTGTAACGATATTGTGGACGAAATTGGACTTTCACAACCCACTATCTCTCAACATCTTAAAGTCATTAATGATGCCGGACTGCTTAAAGGAAATTATAAGGGCACCACGATTTGCTATTGCTTAAATGTCGAAAGTTTCGATTTCTATAAAAAGCTGCTCAATGGCTTTTTTGAAATGACAAAATCCAATTGTTGCTAAACTTGAAAAATGGCAATAGAAGTGAATAATTTAAGCTTGTTTCAGTTAATAAAGCAATCAAGCGACGTGCTTAAAAATTATAATAACCATTAAATTTCTAATTATGAAAACTAAAGAATTTTTAGAGCTTTTAGAAAAAAATCCCGATCTGTCATTGGTATTTGAATATCAGGCAGAAAGATATGTTGGGACAAATTACCACATTACTGAAGTAAAACATATTTCTGTAGATTCAGTTGACTGCGGTGGCAGATCAGATAGCTGGAAGGAAACCATCATTCAGCTCTGGGAAAGCCCATCAGAAATCGGTAAAAAAGAGTTCATGTCTGTGTATAAGGCTTTGGGAATTTTAAGAAAAGTAGGTAAAATGAAGGACTATCATCTTAATTCTGAATTGCGGATTGAATACAGTAACGAGAAATTTCACACTGCTCAATTATATATTGAAGATTTTGATATATTAGATAGGAAACTTGTGGTAAAATTGACCACGCATCAAACAGATTGTAAAGCTCAAGAACTGTGTGGAATTACTGTAAAACCAGAAATTAAGGAACTTGCCACAGAACCGTGCTGCTCGCCAGATGGCAATTGCTGTTAGATGAAGAAAACATTATATATACGCCCGATGTTTAAGGAAGATTGGGATGATGTCGCCAAAATCTACAAACATGGTATGGATACCAAAATGGCAACTTTTGAGACGCAAGTCCCTAAATGGAAATATTGGAAAAAAACCCATGTCGAGAATTGTTCCTTGGTAGCACAGAGTGGCGACACAATTGTAGGCTTTGCCTCTATTTCTCCCGTTTCACACCGTGAAGTTTATAAAGGCGTAGGGGAAGTCAGTATATACGTCGACAAAGATGCTAGAGGACGAGGAGTTGGAAGAATCCTATTGGACAGCTTGATCAGGGCGACTGAAGACAAAGGTTTTTGGAGCCTTCAGGCTGGGATTTTCAGTGTTAATGAAACCAGTATAGAACTGCATAAAAAATGTGGATTTAGAATCGTTGGTGTGCGAGAAAAAATAGGAAAGTTAGATGGAAAGTGGCAGGATAACACGCTTATGGAACGACGAAGTGATAAATTTTAAGAGACACCAATGATTAAGAAAAACATTTTAGTATTATGTACCGGCAACTCCTGCCGCAGCCAAATGGCACATGGCTATTTAAACTTGTTCTGTGCCGATAAAGCAGCAGTCTATAGTGCAGGGATAGAAACTCATGGTTTAAATCCAGGAGCAGTTTCTATTATGAAAGAAGATGGTATCGATATTTCACAGCACACTTCTAATAATGTAGATGAATATTCTTCAGTTGAGTTTGATTTCATTATTACAGTTTGTGACCATGCCAAGGAAAACTGTCCTTATATCCCAACCAAAAATGCAAAAAGACTACATCATAACTTCTTTGATCCGTCTAAGGTTGAAGGCTCTAAGGATGAAAAGCATGCAGCATTTTTAAAAACTCGCGAGGAAATAAAATTATTCTGTAAAGACTTTTGCAAACAGGAAATCTCCTAATAAATATGATATAATTCTAAACGCTCAATATTCAATCTTTTTCTAAATCGCTCTGAGAAGAAAATTTGCGTTCTAATTCCTCCTGAAACTCTTCCATCACAGGCCGTACGGTACTTTCCGGAAGATCGGCAATGCGGATGTACATTAATCCATCAACTGAATTATTAAAAAGCGGATCGACGTTGAAGGCAATTACCTTCGCATTCTGTTTTATATATTTTTTAATTAGGACAGGCAATCTTAAACTTCCTGGTTCTACCTCATCGATAATCTTATCGAACTTGTTTAGGTCTGCTTCTGTTTCATCAAAGACAAAATCCTTATCCGCATCCTTCAACTTAACTTTGAATTCCTTCTTCGGATGTACATACTGTGCGATATAGGGATCATAATAATGCGATTTCATAAATTCAATCATCAAAGATTTTGAGAAGTTCGAGAATTTATTGCTGATGCTTACTCCACCTATCAAGAATTTGTGTTCCGGGTAGCGTAAAGTGGTGTGTACAATTCCTTTCCAAAGTAAAAATAAAGGCATTGGTTTAAGCTGATATTCGCTTATAACAAAGGCTCGACCCATTTCTATGGACTCTTGCATCATTTTGTGAAGTTCTGGCTCAAACCTGAATAAATCCTGAAGATAAAATCCATCAATACCATACTTCGCAAAAATCTTGGAACCTAAACCCATTCTGTAGGCTCCGGCGATACATTTTGCTTCATTGTCCCATAAAAACATATGGTGATAATACGCATCAAATCGATCTAAGTCGATTGGTTCATTAGTGCCTTCACCTACTTCTCTAAAAGTAATTTCCCTTAGCCTACCGATTTCACGTAAAATGTTAGGAATCTTCTTTGCTTCAGAAAAGAATACCTCGTAATTTTTACTTTGTAACAAACGACTATCAGAAGCCCGCAGCTGTTCTACTTCATTGCACATCACCTCCGTACTTATTTCATTTACGATACGCTTAGGATGTTTTGGAACTTTTAAAGTAGACGATAGGTTTTCTAAGATTCTTCCTTTTTCGTCAAAAGAATTTGCCAGCATGTATGTCTTGCGACGTAAAAAGTCCGTAAAATCTTCCAATGTTTCATGTTCTTGCTGGTCTTTAACCGAAATAGGCTTCCCTATTCTCACTTTTATGACTCTTCTTTTTTGGGTAAGAAGCTCAGACGGGAGTTTTGCGGTCCTTAGTGTGTCGCTAATTTTTGAAAGCTTATAAAAAAGCTTGCTATTCTTTGCATGAAAATAAATGGGAACAACTGGCACTTCAGCCTTTCGTATGAGCTTCATTGCCGCTTCTTCCCAAGGTTTATCGACTACAAGTTTTCCGTCTTTGTAGGTTGAAACTTCTCCTGCTGGAAAAATTCCTAGCGGATGACCTTCTCTTAAATGACCAATCGCATTTTTGAAACCAATAACACTCGATTTAACGTCCTTTCTATCTTCAAAAGGATTTACGGGCATGATATATGATTTCAGGGGAATAATTCGGTGTAACAGAAAATTTGCGATTATCTTAAAATCACTTCGTTGTTCAACCAAAAGTTTTAAAAGTAAAATTCCATCGATACCTCCGAGTGGATGGTTAGATATGGATATGAAAGCTCCGTCTTTTGGTAGCCTTTTTAAGTCTTCCTCAGGGATTTCGAACCTAATCTTAAAATCATCTAGGACTGCATTTAAAAATTCGACATCGTTTAAGTGCTTGTTTCGGTTGTAGACGTTGTTTAATGTGGAGATTTTAAGGACTTTCATCAGAATCCAGCCAGATAAAGTCCCTAATAGTCCATATTTATCTGTTTTAATAGCTTGAGCAACCTCTTTCGCTGTTACTAATTCTGTGTGTTTTTGGTCGGTCATCACTACAAATGTAGTTATTTGTTTACTCTGTTACTACCTGGACTGTTTGCTGCGTCAATTGTTTAAGTAAAACGGTCTTATCTTTTTCTAATTGTGTAATAGCTTCATCGGTATAGTGTCTAATCGTAAATAGTGAAACATCTTTTTGAAAAGTAACTTTGAATTTTGCCCTAAGATGTTGCAGTAGTTTTTCGAGGTTTCCATAGTTATCGTCTACACAAACCGAAAAGCTGATCGCTGAGTTTTGAATGACATCAACCTTCATCTTATATAGGTGCAATAGACTAAAGATTTCGCTGATATTTTCTTCAACTATATATGAAAAATCCAAAGAAGAAAGCGAAATCAAAACTTGACCTTTCTTCACGATAAAACACGGAATTTCTGGTTCTAAACCTATGCCTTTACCAACCATGGTTCCTCTTTCTTCTGGTTTTATAAAAGAACGTACATACAATGGAATTTCCTTTCCTTGCAGTGGCTGTAATGTTTTAGGATGAATAACCGAAGCGCCGTAAAAAGCTAACTCTATGGCTTCACGATAGGAAATTTTGTTTATCAGTTGTGCATTTTCAAAATATCTTGGGTCAGCATTTAAAACACCTGGAACATCTTTCCAAATAGTTACGCTATTCGCATTGAGGCAATAGGCAAAGATTGCAGCGGTATAGTCACTTCCTTCCCTTCCTAAAGACGTGGTAAAATGGTTATTATCGCTTCCTAAAAATCCTTGGGTAATATTTAAAATCTTTGCATCTACATTATTGCGGATATTATCATTGGTTGATTCCCAATTAACGTTGGCGCGGCGGTAATAGCTATCCGTTTTAATCAGGTTTCTTACGTCTAACCATTTATTCTTAATGCCGATATCGTTAAGATACGCACTTACAATTGTAGTTGAAAGAATTTCGCCATAACCGATAACTTGGTCATAAACAAAATTGTAATCGGGACTTTTATTTCTTCCAAGGAAACCTTTGAGTTCCTCAAAAAGTTGTGATATTTCCTTAAAAATGGGATGGTTTTCATTATTAAAGAGATCCATTAAAATTGAATTATGGTACTTATGAATCTCTTGTATCGAACTTTGAAGTTCTTTTGGATTTTCAAAATAATTCTTGAGCACCACTTCTAGCGCATTTGTGGTTTTACCCATTGCCGAAATAACGATTAGGGTATCCTTGTGCCCAGTTACTTCTAGAACCTTAACCAAATTTTTGACTCCACTCGCATCCTTTACCGAGGCACCACCAAACTTAAATATCTGCATTCTAAATTGAATCTATATAATTTTTAATTCCTTTTTCGTCTAATTGAACCACGTGCCAACCCCTTAAAACATTGGCGCCTTTCTTTTCGTAAAATTCAATGGCAGGCTCATTCCAATCTAGAACTTCCCAACTGATTCTCCTTACGTTTTGTTCTTTCCCATATTTTACAACCTCATTCAGCAAAATAGTTCCTAGACCTTTACCCCTACTCGATTCCTTAACGATTAAATCTTCCAAATGAATAACTCTACCCTTCCAAGTAGAATACCGATTATAGACTAAGGCAAGCCCTTCAATTTCATTATCTACTTCTGCAACAAAACAAGTAAAATCTGGATGTTCCTTAAATCCGTCTTTTTCTAAATCTGCAACTGTGACCTCTACGGCATCTGGTTCCTTTTCATAAATCGCAAGTTCATTTATAAGATTATGCACCTTAGGCATATCTTGCTTATCCGCTTTTCTAATATTGATTTCCATGATTGCTTATTAAGGTTATAAATATAGTTCAAACTGACAACGTATAGGGTTTCTAAAATTTACGATAACGTTGTAGTTCTTGAAAAAAGATGGATATTTGCAAAAATTTTAGACCCAATGTCTCATACAAACCAAACTCTAGGTGAGTTTATTATTGAAAACCAATCCTCTTTTAAATATTCTTCCGGTGAACTTTCTAGACTAATCAATTCTATACGATTGGCTGCCAAAGTGGTGAACCATGAAGTAAACAAAGCAGGTTTGGTAGATATTATCGGAAAACATGGTGAAGTTAACATTCAAGGTGAAGATCAGCAAAAGTTAGATGTATATGCTAACGACAAGTTTATACAAACTCTCACAAACCGTAATATTGTTTGCGGAATTGCGAGCGAAGAAGAAGATGATTTTGTAAGCATCAATAGCCAAGATGAAATGAATCAGAACAAATACATTGTGCTGATTGATCCTTTAGACGGTTCTTCAAACATCGATGTAAATGTTTCAGTAGGGACTATTTTTTCAGTTTATAGACGAGTTACTCCGGTAGGAACCCCGGTGACCTTAGAGGATTTTCTTCAAAAAGGCGAAAAACAGGTGGCTGCCGGATACGTTGTATATGGAAC
Encoded here:
- a CDS encoding TM2 domain-containing membrane protein YozV; this translates as MTGDQDIDQENDDILNDSTRREDKFREETTPSEEKNAQNHYGTPQKAVQNKRILAAVLAIVLGAFGIHKFILGYTKEGIILLVITLVLGALTCGVAGWAMSVVGIIEGIMYLTKSDDEFYRIYQVGHKPWF
- a CDS encoding transcriptional regulator, ArsR family codes for the protein MGASKLYIYSKETINIAEIAKVFAHPARVAILEYISKQESCICNDIVDEIGLSQPTISQHLKVINDAGLLKGNYKGTTICYCLNVESFDFYKKLLNGFFEMTKSNCC
- a CDS encoding aspartate kinase; the protein is MQIFKFGGASVKDASGVKNLVKVLEVTGHKDTLIVISAMGKTTNALEVVLKNYFENPKELQSSIQEIHKYHNSILMDLFNNENHPIFKEISQLFEELKGFLGRNKSPDYNFVYDQVIGYGEILSTTIVSAYLNDIGIKNKWLDVRNLIKTDSYYRRANVNWESTNDNIRNNVDAKILNITQGFLGSDNNHFTTSLGREGSDYTAAIFAYCLNANSVTIWKDVPGVLNADPRYFENAQLINKISYREAIELAFYGASVIHPKTLQPLQGKEIPLYVRSFIKPEERGTMVGKGIGLEPEIPCFIVKKGQVLISLSSLDFSYIVEENISEIFSLLHLYKMKVDVIQNSAISFSVCVDDNYGNLEKLLQHLRAKFKVTFQKDVSLFTIRHYTDEAITQLEKDKTVLLKQLTQQTVQVVTE
- a CDS encoding Putative hemolysin, whose protein sequence is MTDQKHTELVTAKEVAQAIKTDKYGLLGTLSGWILMKVLKISTLNNVYNRNKHLNDVEFLNAVLDDFKIRFEIPEEDLKRLPKDGAFISISNHPLGGIDGILLLKLLVEQRSDFKIIANFLLHRIIPLKSYIMPVNPFEDRKDVKSSVIGFKNAIGHLREGHPLGIFPAGEVSTYKDGKLVVDKPWEEAAMKLIRKAEVPVVPIYFHAKNSKLFYKLSKISDTLRTAKLPSELLTQKRRVIKVRIGKPISVKDQQEHETLEDFTDFLRRKTYMLANSFDEKGRILENLSSTLKVPKHPKRIVNEISTEVMCNEVEQLRASDSRLLQSKNYEVFFSEAKKIPNILREIGRLREITFREVGEGTNEPIDLDRFDAYYHHMFLWDNEAKCIAGAYRMGLGSKIFAKYGIDGFYLQDLFRFEPELHKMMQESIEMGRAFVISEYQLKPMPLFLLWKGIVHTTLRYPEHKFLIGGVSISNKFSNFSKSLMIEFMKSHYYDPYIAQYVHPKKEFKVKLKDADKDFVFDETEADLNKFDKIIDEVEPGSLRLPVLIKKYIKQNAKVIAFNVDPLFNNSVDGLMYIRIADLPESTVRPVMEEFQEELERKFSSQSDLEKD
- a CDS encoding Ribosomal protein S18 acetylase RimI; the encoded protein is MEINIRKADKQDMPKVHNLINELAIYEKEPDAVEVTVADLEKDGFKEHPDFTCFVAEVDNEIEGLALVYNRYSTWKGRVIHLEDLIVKESSRGKGLGTILLNEVVKYGKEQNVRRISWEVLDWNEPAIEFYEKKGANVLRGWHVVQLDEKGIKNYIDSI
- a CDS encoding D-fructose 1,6-bisphosphatase, whose translation is MSHTNQTLGEFIIENQSSFKYSSGELSRLINSIRLAAKVVNHEVNKAGLVDIIGKHGEVNIQGEDQQKLDVYANDKFIQTLTNRNIVCGIASEEEDDFVSINSQDEMNQNKYIVLIDPLDGSSNIDVNVSVGTIFSVYRRVTPVGTPVTLEDFLQKGEKQVAAGYVVYGTSTMLVYTTGDGVNGFTLNPAIGTFYLSHPNMKFPVDGHIYSVNEGNYAHFPQGVKDYIKYCQMEEGDRPYTSRYIGSLVSDFHRNMIKGGIYIYPKSSIMYEGKLRLLYECNPMAFLAEQASGKASNGFTRIMEIEPKELHQRVPFFCGSKNMVEKAEEFMKSAD
- a CDS encoding phosphinothricin acetyltransferase, translating into MFKEDWDDVAKIYKHGMDTKMATFETQVPKWKYWKKTHVENCSLVAQSGDTIVGFASISPVSHREVYKGVGEVSIYVDKDARGRGVGRILLDSLIRATEDKGFWSLQAGIFSVNETSIELHKKCGFRIVGVREKIGKLDGKWQDNTLMERRSDKF
- a CDS encoding protein tyrosine phosphatase; amino-acid sequence: MIKKNILVLCTGNSCRSQMAHGYLNLFCADKAAVYSAGIETHGLNPGAVSIMKEDGIDISQHTSNNVDEYSSVEFDFIITVCDHAKENCPYIPTKNAKRLHHNFFDPSKVEGSKDEKHAAFLKTREEIKLFCKDFCKQEIS